The region CAATTTGCTTTTCATTCCAGGTTTAATGTCCAACACAGAACAATGCTGTGAAAAAACAATCACAAGTCAGAAAAATCTGCTGAAAACaagtataaataaatagaaatgcaacAAATAATGATTGTAAGGCAGCAAATGTCTCTAACACAATGTCAGTAGAGTACATAAAATCAACAACAGCAACTTCCTTGAACCCTGAAGTTTATGCTGAACTCATTATTCATTAACTATTCAAGTTCAACATCCAGAGCTCATGGGCTCATTCATGATCGCAAAGTCTATTGACTTTTCTGTAGTTGTCCACCAGACCATTTGGCAACACCATGAAACCTGTCCCCGGCTTGGATCTTACATTATTGAGGTACTGCAGAATGCTGGTGCATGCAATCATTTGTTATGTTACCAATCACCTTAGAATTTCACAGAAATGTTTATATGTTTACACGCTCACTTCAAACCACGAAGAGACTGTATTATGAAACACAGGAATACGTTGTaattgagaacaaaaaaaaaacaaacatctgaacaTAAAACTTTTGAGCTGAAGCCTTTTCTTATTGGTAGCACAATTTCAACAATTTGGTACAATGGGCATTACTGTATTAATTACGTTACCTTCATTTCAGCCAGCCAGCGATGAGGGTCCTTCTGCAAGCCAGGTGTAAGTGATATTGCctataaacaaatgtaattactgtaacGTGTCCTCTAgagtgatttttaaaatgaatcattaAAAAGCTGTTCTCAGCAGACGAGTTTGGTGGTGGCATTACAATTTAATTTCAAGTCAAAACAACATTGAAAGCAGTCAATCTCATGCTTTCTAATTACAGATTGCTTAGGGTTATCTTAATGCAATTCTGACAAAAAGATTGCTGAGATATAATCCAAAggcctttattttctttattgcacTACTTCATAATTCAATAGTACTGTATTACGATAACCTTGTTGCTTGTTTTAAAGCATAAAATTAAGTTAGTTATTGGCAGGAATAGTTGATCTAAATTGAAGTTCAAAACCATGTAATTTAATCCCATATTTGAAGTACTAAGTCAACTTAActttaagttaaaaaaacaatcctttaGGGTAAATAACTTTAACCACGGATTACAGCTAAATTATAGGTTGGTCCCTGATAGAGAACAGACTGTGGTAGGCATTGGCAATATTTCATGTAATCTGatgtaaaaacaatgtttttcagAGGCCCTATGGTTTCGTTCAAGCAACATTTAAATtagtgaaaataattaaacatataaaatCAGTGATAcctttaaatgttatattgaacaactcagtttatttattatattacaacTAATGCATAAAACAACATGAAATAATTATTACTTTGAATTGTTCATCTGAGTCCCTTGAAAAGACTTCACATGCAGAGTCAATTTCAATTCCTATTGTGCAAAGTATGGACTCTTGCTCAGTTTCCAGTAAACCAAGTTGTTCCTGGAGTTCCACAATTGTTCCTTCCATACGTTTCAGTCGATCACCACCATTGGTGACTATTTTCCCCTGGAAATGAGAAGAGTTAGATATAAGTAAcagccccccccacccaccccccattGTTTCTTTACAGGCAGtaagatgaaaaaataaactttaatttgTTAAAGAAAATGTTGACTTTTCAAAGTTCATAAGGTTTGTCAGTATTCAAACATTGCCAATACTCAGCAGCgatactgtaaaatacaataccGTTGTTCGACTCTTGAAAActaattttagtttaaaaaaattaataaataaataaataaaagttacttTTCTTCTTAGatgctctaaataaaaaaaatcttccagGCACACTTAACATATAGATCATCAAGGTTTGCGCTGGCTTTGTCTAAAACTGtagaattttgtttattttactttttaatggattttttgtGCAGGTCACAATTGCAAGTTTGTATTTATAGTAAGTTGTGTAGTTTAtgttttatggggggggggggggggggggggggcagcacaGTGGCAGTGATGACCTTTAACTCACACAGAGTGGAAGGAGAGCACTTCTTCGGCGCAGACATCCTGCAGCCCTGCAATacatctttattaaaatgtattgggACGTTTAGCGTGGACCTGCTATGACTATGCTGGAGGATATCTTTTTCCACCAGGTCCCATTTGCCTTTATTAAATTACCAAGAGAAGCACCACTGCAGTTTTAAGAGCATTTTGCCCTCGTAGTGATGATGCTCCAATCAGAGGTTTACAACATCCTGCCAGGAATGGATGCTGCACCTGAAGCAAACTGAAGTGACCATGACCCCCACAACACATGGGATTAAATCTCTGAATGATAAAAAAACAGCATCTCCTATATGGGCCAACGGTGAAAACAATTTGGAGCACATCATGAAGCTACTCTACCTACCAAAATGCTCAGAGATATATAGCTTTTCTCCACTAATGTCATTCAGCGAGGTCCCAAGTGTCTTCTGTATATCTAAAGAAAGAGCTTACctctagctttaaaaaaagacacgATACATTTCAAAGTTAACATCATTTAATTTGCAATTACccaaagaaatcttttttttttttttttttatattcaaatatcCTGTAGACTTTAATTTATTAGCTAAGGCCGAGCATAAAGGAATTGCTTCACTTTGTGAGTCAGGTTGTAATCATACCATGCCAATCACAGTAAGCTCCTATGACAAAGGAGCATGTAATTCAatgtagttttattaaaattaaaatttttgtCCTTTTCAGAAGTCATATGTAAAAGTCGTTAACAAGAATAGTAAATCCTACgtaatatatattgttattattttgttggtTTCAGATTTTccttgaaaaacacacacattatggtaaaggtgaatttaGATTTTTTCTACTGGTagtttatttgaagctgttggagaagaatatttctagaacatttttgcAGTCACTTCAGTGCTGTACATCCAGTCAACTTCCAAAAGACATATGAAGTAATTAAGCTGCTAAACAGAgatttaacctaatgtagtaccagataatcatcatttaaaattaaaatacatgttagctaatttattttgtttaaaactgcacattgagTCGTATGCATTGTGGAGAAAATGTACGGAAtgtttttgttagctacaattactttaaacgGGTCGTATGCCATATGTACTGCTTATCTAAAGGTATCTTCATAAAACCTGGTTATTTAAGATTTCATTTTCACTTACACTTGCAAATAAAActattgatttataaaaaaaaaaattccatgtaACTcacttaaaaatattattttaaaagacaaagatGTATAAATGTGAGAGCAAAGCTCTTAAAGCCGTGTTTCTCCACAATGACAGACAGCCGTAATGAATCCTGGCTCTCTGTAAAGGTTGAGGGGAGCTCACCTTTTCTTCCAGCTCCTGCTTCAGCAGCTGGTACTTCCTCTTGAGCTTACTGTGTCCCTCTTCACTCTGGGTTAATTCCTCTGTCAGTTTGTCACATTCAATCTTCATCTTTTCCAGCTGCCGACGCTGTGCTTTAACTAAGTTTTTGTCCTCTGTTGCTTCAGCCTGAAGGAAAAGAAAATTAtccacctgtttttcactgttgaTAAACCTGATTGTATTACAAGTAAATTAACTAACAATACAAGTTGATATTAAGTGCAGTACTTCGTACTGTCTTAACTTCATAAAATAACCATCATTAACAACATTTCtagttttatttaatgtctagtaaagaattttatattttaacaagcaTGCATTATTTGTGCTACTATACAGATTGTGTTTTACTTCTGAATACTATTACTTGGGAATGACTTCTGACCCAAAACCAGAACTGTCACACTTTCCAaggaactgtttaaaaaaaaaaaaaaaaacatattgccaATTCTGCACTGTTACCTTGAAAGTTCTTATGTGGTTTTCCTGCTCATCCCTTTCTTGTCTAAAAAGCCGGAGAGCCTCCTGAATATTcttttcatgtttcattttcaaattttCCATCTCCGATCTGAGAGCTGCCAGCTCTCTATGATGCAGATCCCTTTCGAGTTTGATCTGGCTGCGCACAGAGAGCAGTTCCTCTTGGCCAGAGTCATGTGCGCTTTGGAGGGCAGCAAGGTCTTTCGTCAACTCCTTCCTGGCTATTTCCTCATCAGAAAGTCTGCTGGTCAGCTCAGCCCGAATGGCACTCAGGTGTTTAATCTCCCCTTGCATCTCTAGCAGTGTCCCCCAATCCTTTTCATTTTTCCTTCTTAACACAAGAACCTCACTCTCCAGTGCCTCGTTATCGCCCTTCAGTTGTAAATGCAACAAGTTCTGGTTTTGAACCTCGTTCTCGAGCTTGCTGGCAACTTCCCGCACCTCTCTAATCTCATGCTCCAAGTCCATATGCTGAGATTTTGTCTCATTGAGCTCAACATCTTTACGGCGAATGTCCTCTTCTTTTTGTGCCAGTTTTGAGATGACGTCACTCAGCTCCTTGCGAAGGTTTTCCATCTGTAGCATGACCGAGTGGAGCTGCCCTTGTAGAGTTTCCTTTTCTTTGGTCACCTATGTGAAGTTGCATTGACCAttagtatatttttatattttttttcaaatttgaaatgGATTAATTATATTGAAATTAAATGTACCAATCAACCTCTCAAAGTCAAAACATGGAATATACTTAGCCTTTATATGTGGTGTGTGTCTTATGCTTATTGTAAATGGGCTCTGCAAATGTACTGCTTGCTATAGAAAGGTACAAAGACAGCCTAGTACCGGATGACAGACACTAGAAGGTAGAAGTTTACCTAATAAAAGCTGACTCCAGCTGACAGGTATTGTGTGGATCAAATGAATTGAGTCAAGCTGAAGATTTTCAATGTGTCACTGCACAAACTTTAATTCCACTTGTCTTCTTAGTTTTATCAAAGTACCCAGTACTagtgaaattgtatttaaatgaaattaaCACCTAATTAATGAACATTAAGAATTGAGTCAAGCTGAAGAGTTTCAACATGTCGCTGCACAAACTTTAATTCCACTTGTCTTCTTAGTTTTATCAAAGTACCCAATACTagtgaaattgtatttaaatgaaattaaCACCTAATTAACAACTAAAGACTGTGGGAGGTGTGAGTGGCAAATATAACAAAAAAGATACTGCCTGACACCCAAAGAAGAAGAGTGGGAGTTTAAGGTGAAGGAGATACCAGTCAATCAAAGGCAATGTAATCATTGTATATAATGACTGACAGCATGCTTCTCCTTCCTGCATCTGCAATATTGCGTACCTTATGTGTTAATGTGCCACCATTACCatgtaattcattaaaaaaaaaaaaaaacaaacaaagggtTAGCACTACAGATATACAGCATATGTCATACCCTCTGTATGACAACTGTGACAACTCAAAACCTGATACCTATCTGAAATAGTTGTTTAATGCAGCAAAGTACCAGGAGGCTGGTCTGCTGTTACATTGAAGTAAATCTCACACAGAAACACGCCTTgagaacaaacaaaagaaacacaccacAGAAACTGAATCTACATACATTGCACCACCGGACCACACAGGTTAGTGGAAATAATGTATGTCTACCCCATACCTGTGGAAATCTCAGACAGTCTTTAAAGAGAGAGGAAGAAGTAGTATAGAAATTAAAAACGCAGACACAGAAATGATCCAAGATtaatcaaaatgaataaaaatgaaatctaaCAAATGGAAAATAAAGATCTATGCAGATGGGAAAAAGGCCACagaatgtaataaaacatattttatatatgaaagtAGCCAATTCAATTCTAATATTTTAAGTAATGTTTACTGATGTCTGTATCACTGCTACAGTGTTCTATTCTGTTGAGGAAAATAGGATCCTAAGTGCTTTTTTAAAGTATCTAATTTTCCCAGTTAACTACCTGCTTGTTTTTGTCCATAGTTAGCTCTGCCGTCTCGTTCTGCTTCTCCAGATCACGTTCAAGTTTCTTACACTTTAGTTTCCAGTGCCTGATAGACTCATGGGCTTTAGCTTTCagttcttctttctttttgtcactctccTCCTTCAGGAGTTCGGCCTGTTTAAGTTGGTTCACATGCTTCTCAGCCTCCCTGCCATAGTCCTTCAGTTGAGTGTCCAAATCCTCAATGTGGAGCTCCATGCGCTTTCGGTCCGTCTCACAGTCTTCGTAACGGTTCTGGATTTCTTTCAGCTGATCAAGCATCCTCAGCTGCTGTTTCTCCCTCTTATCGAGGTCTGATGTCAGCATCTATCAAAGAAAAAgcaataatttgaaaaaataattccagtatatattaaaaaaaatatatatatataagaaatacttggtttaaaaaatgcagtaccGGGAAGaaaatttacacttttttttttaagcaaacaattatttgaatattctttcatttttacattttgatttagcTGGAAAACACTACAGTTCCCAATACATTTCAAACGTTTGTTCAAATATTTCAgcatttgtcccagcactagaaAAACGTAGGATTCGTTTTCAAGTAGACCagctcattgctattattattattgtgtttgttattattttatttatactattATTGTATGTTATTCATACAATAATGTTTGTTAGTGTTGTTTCTGATGCCATTTACGCAAATCACGTCAAATGTTACGAGCAAAGCATTAGCCCAAGGACAGTTAAAATCTGAACATTTATTTATAGACATTTTATAAGCCAAAAagctaatgtattttttataaagtctATAACAGCCTACACTGTAGGCTTCACAGTGGTCTCattaagctttttttgttttaaaattaggcTTACTGTGCAAGACTGTGTATTTTGGTGATTTTGCTGATGCTTTGATATTTTAAGACCTTTTTCCAGGATTTATCTATTTAACACTACACAGCAAATAATTATACTTTGCAGATGCACTAAAAATGTTCACTGACATCTTCTGATCAGGCACACTTTTACAAATTGCAGGAGAATGTTATTAGTGGGATGTGTGTTATATACACGGGAGGCAGTACACTCTAGTTATAGTATATTACACTGTACACAATAATACCTCAGTTGTGACTGAAGACAACAGAATTACGAACCTGCTTGAGCTTGTCTACACCTTATTGCAGTATTCTATTTTCAACCTGGAAAAAAATTCCATGAATACTAAATATCTAATTAGAAACTAGATTTAAGAATAgtctcaaaatataaaaatattagtaTCCtctaaattgtaaaaaaaaaaaaaaaaggtacactaAAAGAAACCTCatataggcaaaataaaacatatggtTTAAAGCAGCAGCATAATGGTCAGTTAGCATTTCTTattttgctctttaaaaaaacaaaaaacaaaagacaattctACATATTTCCTCCACTGTACCAGAGACAAATgtactgcaaaataaaatcaacagggTTGACTGGCAAATAATAACATTAGAAGATTTTACAgaactgttttctttgttgttacAAGCTGCGTAAATCTCTGGGAAGCGATGTTAAACTGGGTTCAAGGAAAATGCATTCATACATTGATATATGCATTCCTCAAGACTACACCACCAGTGTCTTTCACCATTGTAATCCTGGTAATGCCAGTGTCATACAAATAAGCTATAGGGAAAGTGCCTGCTGTGTAGTCATAACCAGCTTTtcacaaaccattaaaaaaaaatatatattttatgtatacatttgttttcattatccaATATAGCTTCTTAAAGTGAATTAATTCTAGATTGAAAATAGCACTGACTAATCCTCCAGAGCATGAAGTCCTTCTCATATGCGCTACTGCTAAAGATGTGTGTTTTTGGACTTCCAGCATGATCacatgtgaaaacaaaacattaccagGTTCATGCATAGGTAGAATTCTATTTACACAATTTGAAttgttaattgattaaatcaGTTCCATGCTAATTtcatattgtattgattttttcaGCACCACAAATGAGTGCTCGGATTTATGTGTCACGTAAAGTGGTTTCTtatgtgttattttatgtatACTGGATTTAAAGAGTTTGTCAGAAAATAATAAGACTGAGGGGTAGATGTGCTAAAGTCCAATAAGTAGATAATAAGATGATAtcattaaatgtttataaaacatatcGGTTTCTGAAGAAACACAACACTACCTCAATATGTCCAGAGAGTTGAGCTTTCTCCCTCTCTTTACGCTCAATGCATCTTTTCAGCTCCTCTACTTCAGACATGACAACATTTTGACTGAGCTGCAACCTCAGTTCTTGTATCTGTTTTTCCAGCTCTTGCTTCTCACGGTCAGATCGATCagtcactgaaaataaaattaataaacacataaatatataaatggagCTACATAAAGAccaattcattttatttcatcaacaattatttactttctgaaatatatatttttctgttttacatgtttaagtatttcagctactgtaatatgttttaaattactgTTACACCACTGTGatgtaaactttatttaaaaaaaaaaataagcctttTAGAAAgcataatgaaaacattaattCAAAACAAGACAATTCCATTAATAATCCgttaacttcaaaaacactcaatcatagaTTATAAAACCTATGTTGTTTCTCAGATAAAATGATTGTCTTGATTGTAGACATGTTACTCAGTGATCATTTTGAAGGCAAGCACATGGGCTCTTACCTGCTCTTAGCATTCTTTGATCCTCCTCTTCTTCATTACGACTTCTCTGGAGAAGAGCAATCTGAGAAATCTGCTGCTGCATGTCCAGGCGATCTTGCTCGGTTTTCAAAAGCTGTGTGCGTAGGTCATCGACCTAAACACAATTTGAAAACGTTTAAGCGCTGTGGGTTACAGTGAAGTATTAGATTGCTGGTATGTACAAACTAGCCCCCGAATGGTGACCCTTTGGCTCAATATTGGATGCACATATTTTGTTCCTAATTTATCCTACTTATAACGGCAAACGATATCAACGCATACTGACAAATAACAGAACATTTACTCACTACCTTCAATTTGTAAGAATGTTTCTTGTAATACTCACCCAAGAGGCTTTGTGCACGGAACACTGGGCAATTTCATTCTTGCAAATAAACTTTGCAGTCCATTTGGGCAATCTCCGTTCATACTGTAGCCATTCTATCAATGCAGGTGTCAGCAGTGAAGCATTTCCTTATGAATACGCATTGACCTTGAGTTTCACAGTTCACTAGCAGCCTCACCGATACTTACTGGTTCAGAATGCATTATCAAATATGATTTAAGCTCAACATGAGATTTGGCCTGATTTATATAATAGACAATTGGTCAAATTTGCTAAAACCAATACCTGTTGAAGAAGAGTGTCCCGACCCCCTTCAGACTGGTCCAGACGTCTCCGAGTTCGCTCCAGCTCTTGTTCAATCTTACGGTTACGATTATTCATAAAATAACAAAGACCAAGTCCATTATTAATCATCTATACTAGCTATATTGAATTCTGCCATTACACTGGTCCCATGCCCTTAGGTGATGGTGATGGgaactattttattttcttttaaactaatTTCACCAAATTGATTTTGCAAGTCAGACATTCCTTATCTGAAAAATTATCCACATCTATATACTAGGATTTCTTTTAACACCATCCAGGAATCCTAAAAAGAGGCATAGTAAACCAGTGTTGGAAAATTTTGAGATTTTGATGAGTATAACAAAATGATGAATGACTATTCAGTGCTACTCCTACTACAGAAACCAAGTCTGAATCATATTCCGATATACCAGAGCAGCTCTAGCTAAGTCGGACACAGTACTGAAAATTTATGAAAAAATACTCCAGAGAATAGAAACGGGAATAAGAATCTGTCTCTgcttataaatattaaaatctaGCTGCGCAAATTACATAGCGTAGAGTCATTCCACCTATAATATTGATAGGAAGGAATTGGTAGCAGTTTCCTTTGCAGGGGGGCGTTTCATCTCTGCCACCTGAAGAAAAATTTGTGTCAGCAGACGTGAGCTAGAGTTGGAAAAATCCATTTAGCTCTTTTGTTTACCAAGGCTCTCCTCTGCAATGAATATGAAATTGTGCCACATTCAGACCATTCCATGCACAGCAGACTCCCTTACACAGACATGGTACCTTTGAGAACAATGCAAAGCATGCTGTAGTTTTCTTGATTAACAGAAACCAAACTATGCATTTGCACAAAGTGTTATTCAAATCAGATCACTGGTTCTACTTCAACTGGTATTCCACAGGCTTGACCAAAAGGACAGAGGGTTCCCCACAATTCTTGAACATCACTTAGTTTATTTGTGTATCAATGAAATTCATAACTcactctttttttgtaaaatagacAGCATGAGGAATAGATAGATGAAGATCCTTATTTTAGTAACTGCAGCTTTCTCCGAGTGGCTGTAGTTCTACTCTAATCTGATGGGTAAGGGATAACATTCATTTGTTTACTACTCAATTGAAGCACATAACTGCAGCACGAAGAGACTATAAATCCCTCAACCTATGATTGAACCCAATGAAAaactgcataaaaaataaatatatcccaCAATCCAAATACAAAGAAATCTCTGGTGCTTCAAAAAAATCTGCTTAAAGTAAGAGCTACAGGCAGCGAGGTAGTGAGTGTTTACTAAATGAAATGgttcatttaataacattttctaCCAAAACAAACCTGCATCTTGAAAATGTGATAActgcaaatgcatttttatttgatgcAGTCAAAGGTTTTAAAGGACACCTGTTTCCTGCTTTTCCAATACTTCTTAATACAGGAAAGGGGCTGAAGAAGCCATTAGCAGATTCTGTCATAACCTGACACATTTCAATGGTAGTGTCTTTCCTAATGttctttttcaaagaaaaaacataatcagctgCTTATTTATGTAATGGCACCGATCAATATTTTACAGTTTCAAATATGTTTAGCTTATTTTCTTGGTGCGCATATTGTCTATAACGTAGacaggctgtttttattttaagatggCTGATTCAATTCCTATGGCACTCACATAACATTAGAGTAAAAGACTGTGTGTTTTctgtaagaattgtttttac is a window of Polyodon spathula isolate WHYD16114869_AA chromosome 12, ASM1765450v1, whole genome shotgun sequence DNA encoding:
- the LOC121324941 gene encoding centrosomal protein of 128 kDa-like, which gives rise to MADSSSDSDTYNRNRGNRPTHFGPQRSSRINSSGDISGKIETLASTLQDTSRNLNNVDRMLGQYRKHTGDQAEAMTTLRDNLKESIHQLRRQRLRRNSGSTLHTSDLDGGSASESRHYRPTSPLRDYRDSNGTRRRSRSATVRFVDEMNPPEHVHSLHQSLRDLSSDQLRIGDDFDREIVRRNRTEIETKRTLEDLSSRLRESQRAETVSERVGRRLQEIEREMRTERQHGERRQDQLGHVSLQLQEALKKHDVKGSEMEEVMKNKLLKAECEKSQIEQELERTRRRLDQSEGGRDTLLQQVDDLRTQLLKTEQDRLDMQQQISQIALLQRSRNEEEEDQRMLRAVTDRSDREKQELEKQIQELRLQLSQNVVMSEVEELKRCIERKEREKAQLSGHIEMLTSDLDKREKQQLRMLDQLKEIQNRYEDCETDRKRMELHIEDLDTQLKDYGREAEKHVNQLKQAELLKEESDKKKEELKAKAHESIRHWKLKCKKLERDLEKQNETAELTMDKNKQVTKEKETLQGQLHSVMLQMENLRKELSDVISKLAQKEEDIRRKDVELNETKSQHMDLEHEIREVREVASKLENEVQNQNLLHLQLKGDNEALESEVLVLRRKNEKDWGTLLEMQGEIKHLSAIRAELTSRLSDEEIARKELTKDLAALQSAHDSGQEELLSVRSQIKLERDLHHRELAALRSEMENLKMKHEKNIQEALRLFRQERDEQENHIRTFKAEATEDKNLVKAQRRQLEKMKIECDKLTEELTQSEEGHSKLKRKYQLLKQELEEKGKIVTNGGDRLKRMEGTIVELQEQLGLLETEQESILCTIGIEIDSACEVFSRDSDEQFKAISLTPGLQKDPHRWLAEMKTKLQWLCEEAKEREGQEKRLRRHLQQSREQLKGLKQNKESERQLLIGQITKQEQLLEEIHREKRDLLEKTREKDEDMRTLQDRIVELEMSTRLALDHLESVPEKLNLLEDFRDLEDSQRQREMIEQRYAKYKEIVGTLQHQLEESKRRIQEYRDMKMDATSRSARLANLSSSIQGQNSFLSSSLLTDNSSPDKRMASPDFDTSQDNCSTNGTKSHRPTGDLV